Within Candidatus Chlorohelix allophototropha, the genomic segment CGGGTCGCAAGACCCTGCCACGTAGTGACCCTGCCGGTACAGTCAGGGTCGCTTTTCTCGTTTCTTGGCTTCCGTGAATACTCGGTATTCCGGGTGGAATCAAGCGCATTATTTTCGGGATTAGCAGGGACAATTGGCAAACGAGAAAAATTTACTAAAATCCGAAGGCAGGTTCGGTAAATATATTCTCGCCGAGAAGGTAGGACAAGGCGGTTGGGGTGAGGTGTGGTTGGCTACCAACGCTTGGATTCCCAACAAACCACCCGTCGCCATCAAATTTGTGCTGCGCCAAAGATCCCAGAAAGAATTGGAGCGTTTTGAACACGAAGTAGCCATTCTTGGCAAATTGTGGGGGCATCCTAATATTATTACCGCCGACGATTACGGTGAGCAGAACGGCATCCCCTATCTGGTGATGGAATATGCCCCCAACGGAGATTTAGCTCGCCGGATTGCACAAGGCTTATCTCTCGAATTGGTAGCAGATTATCTTGACCAAATCTCCAATGGTTTGGACTATGTCCACTCGCAAAAGCCCCACCCTATTATTCATCGCGACCTCAAGCCTAGCAATATTCTTTTCGGGGTAAACGATGTTCTGAAGTTGGCAGATTTCGGCATTGCCCACGATGAGGATGTAACTTTAACCTACACCGGAATGAACCTCGGCACTCCCGAATATATGGCGCCTGAGCAGTTCACAGACCCCAGAGAAGTTACTCCCGCTGCCGACATTTACAGTCTTGGCATAATAACCTTCCAGATGTTGACTCAACAGCTTCCGTTTGGCTTCCGTATCAAAGGTGAAGTATCGGCGGGGGATGTGGAGATGGGGCATCGCCACAAACCAGTACCCGACTTGAAGAAACTCAGGTACGGCCTACCCTCCGGGCTTCAGGATGTGTTGGAAACAGCCCTCCATAAAAACCCGGAGGAGCGTTTCCCCTCTGCCGGAGATTTAGCCCGACGGTTTCGGGAAGAACTGGGAAAAGCGCCGCTGATACTTCCTACCGAATTCTATTCACAGTCTGAGGCGCAAATCGCCGAAGAGAACCGTTTCAAACAACTCGAAGGGCTTGTCCAAAGCTTCAAAGTGGTAGAGGAGGATTTTCGGGAGCAATTCCAGCTTGTCTGGGATATGGTTAACACGCAGGAAGGTTCGGCGGAGACGCTGAAGGAGTTGTTTGAACTTCGGCTACAGGCGATAAGGGAGAAGTTGGAAGGCTTTAATCGCTATATTGCCGACTGTGAAGCGATTATAGCCCAAGTTCCTACCGATTCAGATAGCTCTTTGGAGCGGGAAAAGCTAGAGGCACGCGCTCAAGAATTGCGCCAGAGCCTAGCTCAAAACGAGGAGCAAATCGGTAAGGCTGAAAACATTGCGCAGTTGCGGGTAGAACGCCAGTTGGAAGCGGAGCAACTGGAGCAGCGCGTTGCCGAGAGGGTGCAGCAAGGCGCTGAGCTAAAGCGGCAATTTGAAGCTGCCGAGATGGGTTTCGAGTTCCAATGGGCAGAAGCTAGCCAACTACTCGAACTCAGCACAAGCTATTCCCCAGCGCTGGAACCAGAATTCGAGCAGAAACTAGCGCAACTGGAAGCTACTTCCCACCCAATTGAAGCGCTCTTGTCGGCTTTTGCCGTGCTGTTGTCACAGTGCGAAAGCGAAGAAGAACGCACCCGCCTAGAAGCAGGCTATCCGGAACTGGAAGGGCGCTACAAGGAAATCCAGAACAAGCTGGCGCTAACCCGCACCCAGTTTGGCGAGAAATTGGCAACGCTAAGAAATGAAGCAGAAGCAGCCGTCAGGCAGGCAGAGGCGCTCGCCAAAGAAGAACGTGCGAAAGAGCGGGCAGCTACGGCGGAACTACTCCGGCGCGGCTTTGAGAGTTTTACTACCGACTTGCTGAATTCTCTTGCCCGCTTCGAGGCGAAGGTAAATTCCGCTACCGGGAATCCAAACCAGCTAACTCAGGCTTTTGAAAGAGAATTAGCCATCCTAAGCGAGGCGCTTAAAGAAGCCGAAAGCAGGCGAGGGGCTTATGCGGCGCTGGCGCCACTAGCAGAGAGCAAAAACGAGGAAAATGCCTTATCCGAAGCGCTGGTGCAACTTGATGCCGCTTTGTCCCGCTGCCGGGCCGGTTATGAGCAGGCTTTCATGGCAGCCGGGCAGCGGGTGGAGCAGCAGCAGGAAATTGATAAGCAGTTTGCCGAGGAGCAAAAAAGGCTGGCTACGGAAGAGCAGCGCCTTGGGGAAGAAGCGGCGACCACTCGCGGGTTGGTTGAAGCAGCCCTGAAGAACTTCCAATTGGCTATCGAGAAAACTGTCGGTCAGTCTAATGAGCTAAAGGAGGCTTACGGCAAGGAAGAAAAGCGCATCGCGGGACTGATTGCCCAATTGGAACAGCTTTCTTCCGGGTATGAGAAGTTGACACAGCAAGCCCCTGAGCCAGCCCAAAAACAGCGCCTGAACCAGCAGACAAGCGATTTACATAGAGCGTGGCGCAATTACCAACAAGAGTTTGAGACGCTTTCTGGGAAAGCGGCAGTGGTAGTTAAAGGCGCCGCCGAGTATGAGCAGCGCCAACAAGAAGAGGCGGAAGCCAAACGACAGCAGCAACAAGCCACCGCGGCAAGAGCGACGAGAGCAGCCGAGATAAAGCGGGCTTTTGAGCAGACGGAACAGAGTTTCCAGCGCCAGCGCCAAGCGGTAGAGCAGATGTTGAAAAACAGCCAAGGCTCTGCCGAAAAGGTGAAACAGGACTTTGCCGCCAAAAAAGCAGAGCTAGAGGGACTGCTTAAAAAGCTGGAAGCGAACCTGACGGCGGTTAACGAGCTGGCACAACAAGCCGCTACTGCCGAGGAGAAATCGGCTTTTGAACGCGAGAGGCAGCAACTCAAAGCTCGGGTGCAGGGATATCGTGAGCAATTGGAAGCATTAGGACAGCTGCACCAAGCGACCGTTGATAGGCTGAAAACTCCGCCTGTGCCGGTGACTAAGCCTCTAATTCCGCCCACCGAACCCCTTACCCCGGCGCTTAAAACCGAACCGCTTACTGCTCTCAAACCTAATATCGCAGGAAATGGGGCAGTTAAAGCGCCCCATAAGCGCCTCAAAGTCTTTCTTTGTCACTCCAGCAAAGATAAACCACAGGTGTTAGAGCTTTATAAGAAATTGAAAACGGTGAGTTGGATTGAGCCATGGCTTGATCGGGAAAACTTAATTGGTGGACAAGACTGGCAGTTGGAAATCAGAAGAGCGGTAGAAGCCAGCGATGTAGTGATCGTAGTCCTCTCCAATGAAGCGGTGACAAAAGCCGGCTTCGTACATAAGGAAATTGCTTATGCCCTGGATATGGCAGAATTGCAGCCTGAAGGTGCAATTTTTATCGTGCCGACTAAAGTGGAAGAGTGCAAAATTCCTGATCGTCTTTCCCGCTGGCACTGGGTAGAGCTTTTCCAGAAAGATGGGTATGGGCGACTTCTTCGGGCACTTAGCAAACGGGCTGAAGATTTAGGGC encodes:
- a CDS encoding protein kinase domain-containing protein is translated as MANEKNLLKSEGRFGKYILAEKVGQGGWGEVWLATNAWIPNKPPVAIKFVLRQRSQKELERFEHEVAILGKLWGHPNIITADDYGEQNGIPYLVMEYAPNGDLARRIAQGLSLELVADYLDQISNGLDYVHSQKPHPIIHRDLKPSNILFGVNDVLKLADFGIAHDEDVTLTYTGMNLGTPEYMAPEQFTDPREVTPAADIYSLGIITFQMLTQQLPFGFRIKGEVSAGDVEMGHRHKPVPDLKKLRYGLPSGLQDVLETALHKNPEERFPSAGDLARRFREELGKAPLILPTEFYSQSEAQIAEENRFKQLEGLVQSFKVVEEDFREQFQLVWDMVNTQEGSAETLKELFELRLQAIREKLEGFNRYIADCEAIIAQVPTDSDSSLEREKLEARAQELRQSLAQNEEQIGKAENIAQLRVERQLEAEQLEQRVAERVQQGAELKRQFEAAEMGFEFQWAEASQLLELSTSYSPALEPEFEQKLAQLEATSHPIEALLSAFAVLLSQCESEEERTRLEAGYPELEGRYKEIQNKLALTRTQFGEKLATLRNEAEAAVRQAEALAKEERAKERAATAELLRRGFESFTTDLLNSLARFEAKVNSATGNPNQLTQAFERELAILSEALKEAESRRGAYAALAPLAESKNEENALSEALVQLDAALSRCRAGYEQAFMAAGQRVEQQQEIDKQFAEEQKRLATEEQRLGEEAATTRGLVEAALKNFQLAIEKTVGQSNELKEAYGKEEKRIAGLIAQLEQLSSGYEKLTQQAPEPAQKQRLNQQTSDLHRAWRNYQQEFETLSGKAAVVVKGAAEYEQRQQEEAEAKRQQQQATAARATRAAEIKRAFEQTEQSFQRQRQAVEQMLKNSQGSAEKVKQDFAAKKAELEGLLKKLEANLTAVNELAQQAATAEEKSAFERERQQLKARVQGYREQLEALGQLHQATVDRLKTPPVPVTKPLIPPTEPLTPALKTEPLTALKPNIAGNGAVKAPHKRLKVFLCHSSKDKPQVLELYKKLKTVSWIEPWLDRENLIGGQDWQLEIRRAVEASDVVIVVLSNEAVTKAGFVHKEIAYALDMAELQPEGAIFIVPTKVEECKIPDRLSRWHWVELFQKDGYGRLLRALSKRAEDLGLFDEPKPPKPIKNNKIWWSAGSLLAIATISVLFALNLLGGTPQTPSLATATVAATAATTATDTTTATVLPTATISATPTVATTVSITTIAPTATVITPSPTPGSSLALFGTGTTRRGDLTQVTTADVVTSFSEGEEIFAYLNFDGARPGVDEIGVILIANGNPVSENKYTLQKKSGFVLFSLGKQGAGTFRVQFRYNGAIIADWQPDFRVTAVTTTNSAPVVVVNTPRTTTVFVPTTAAPVPPTPTPIQPTAIPQGIPTPTFCPPGSC